From the genome of Streptomyces xanthophaeus:
CGGGACCGGGTGTCGGAACCGGGCGTCAGAAGAGCACGCTCATGAACGCGCCGACCTCGCGGAAGCCCACGCGGCGGTAGGCCGCCCGGGCTGCGGTGTTGAAGTCGTTCACGTAGAGGCTGACCACGGGAGCGACGTCGCGCAGCGCGTACTCGACGACGGCGGCCATCCCGGTCTCCGAGTGGCCCTGGCCCCGGAAGTCGGGGTCCACCCACACGCCCTGGATCTGGCAGGCGCGGGCGGTGGCGGCGCCGATCTCGGCCTTGAAGACGACCTTGCCGTCGTCGACGCGGGCGAAGGAACGGCCACTGGCGACGAGCTCGGCGACGCGGGCCTGGTAGAGCAGCCCGCCGTCACCGGCCATCGGCGAGATGCCGACCTCCTCGGTGAACATGGCCACGCAGGCGGGCATGATCAGGTCCATCTCGTCCTTGCGGATCCGGCGGACCCGCGGGTCGGACTCGACCGTGGTGGACGGGCGCTCGATGACCATGAGCGGCTGGTGCGAGCGGACCTCGCGGGCGGGTCCCCAGCTGGGCTCCAGGAGCTGCCACAGCAGCCGGGTGGACCCGGCGGGGCCGACGATGGAGGAGCAGCGGCGGCCGGTGCGGCGGGCCCGGTCGGCGAAGGCGCGTACGGCGTCGGGTCCGGCGCAGACGGGGACCAGGTTGGCGCCCGCGTAGCAGAGCGAGCGGAGCTCGCCGTCGGCGTACCAGCCCCACATCTCGCCGCCCAGGCGCCAGGGGTCGAGTCCGGCGACCTGGACCCGGGAGGTGACGAAGGCGTTCTCGACCGGCTCGCGTCCGAGGATGTCCATCGCGGCGTCGAGATCACTGGGCTCAAGGACCCGGGTGGTGGTCTGCGTCAACACTGGGGCCTCACCATGCAAGTCTGCTGATCTCCGCACTGTACCCGGCGGGGCCCGGGGATGCCGCGTCCGAGGTCACGAAAGAGCCCCGGACCGCCCCCGAACTGCGGGAACGGTGCCGGGGCCACTGACGACGGGACCCGGTCCGGGCCCGGAGGATCAGACGCCGATGGCGACGGTGGGCTCGCCGCTCATCACGCCGTCCGCCTCCATCTGCGCCGCGATCTTCATGGCCTCTTCGATGAGGGTCTCCACGATCTTCGACTCGGGGACGGTCTTGATGACCTCGCCCTTCACGAAGATCTGGCCCTTGCCGTTGCCGGAGGCGACGCCGAGGTCGGCCTCACGGGCCTCGCCGGGGCCGTTGACGACGCAGCCCATGACCGCGACGCGCAGCGGGACCTCCATGCCCTCCAGGCCCGCCGTGACCTCCTCGGCCAGCTTGTAGACGTCGACCTGGGCGCGGCCGCAGGACGGGCAGGAGACGATCTCCAGGCGGCGCGGCTTGAGGTTCAGCGACTCCAGGATCTGGATGCCGACCTTGACCTCCTCCGCCGGCGGGGCGGAGAGGGAGACGCGGATGGTGTCGCCGATGCCCTCGGAGAGCAGTGCGCCGAAGGCGACGGCGGACTTGATCGTGCCCTGGAAGGCGGGGCCGGCCTCAGTGACGCCCAGGTGCAGCGGGTAGTCGCAGGCGGCGGCGAGCTGGCGGTAGGCGTTGACCATGACGACCGGGTCGTTGTGCTTGACCGAGATCTTGATGTCGCCGAAGCCGTGCTCCTCGAAGAGGGAGGCTTCCCACAGCGCGGACTCGACGAGCGCCTCGGGGGTGGCCTTGCCGTACTTCTTCAGCAGTCGGGCGTCGAGGGAGCCGGCGTTCACACCGATGCGGATCGGCGTGCGCGTCTCGTTCGCGGCCTTCGCGATCTCCTTGACCTTGTCGTCGAACTGCTTGATGTTGCCCGGGTTCACGCGGACCGCGGCGCAGCCGGCGTCGATCGCGGCGAACACGTACTTCGGCTGGAAGTGGATGTCGGCGATGACCGGGATCTGCGACTTCTTGGCGATCACGGCGAGCGCGTCGGCGTCGTCCTGCGTCGGGCACGCCACGCGGACGATGTCGCAGCCGGAGGCGGTGAGCTCGGCGATCTGCTGGAGCGTCGCCCCGATGTCGGAGGTCCTGGTGGTGGTCATCGACTGCACGGAGATCTGTGCGTCGCCGCCGACGGCCACCTTGCCGACCTGGATCTTGCGGCTGACCCTGCGGTCGGCAAGCTTCGTCGGCACGGCCGGCATTCCGAGAGAGATGGCAGTCATCTGCTGTGCAACCCCAAGGTGTGGATCAAGGTCCCGAGATCGGCGGGCTCCAGGCTTCGAGATTACGCCAACCAAGGCGCGGCCCGTGCATCCGAGGGGTGCGCCACCCGAACGTAGGGAGCCGGGCACGATCCGTGCCCGGCTCCCGTGACGCTGGGGCAGAGCCCCGTAAACTAGGTGATCTTGATCGGGTTGACCACGTCCGCCACCATCACCAGCAGGGTGAAGCAGATGAACAGACCCGCGACCACGTACGCGACGGGCATCAGCTTCGCCACGTCGAACGGGCCGGGGTCGGGGCGCCGGAAGATCCGTGCCAGGGTGCGCCGGAACGATTCCCACAGGGCGCCGGCGATGTGCCCGCCGTCGAGCGGGAGCAGCGGCAGCATGTTGAACAGGAACAGCGAGAGGTTGAAGCCGGCCAGCAGGTTGAGGAAGAAGACCAGCTGGTGCTGGGCGGGGATGTCGAGGGTGAAGATCTCACCGCTGACCCGCGCCGCGCCGACGACGCCCATCGGGCTGTCCTGCTTGCGCTCGGCCCCGTTGAAGGCCGCGTTCCACAGGTCGGGGACCTTGGTCGGGAGCTGGACCAGCGACTGGACGCCGGCCTCCATCATCTCGCCCATGCGGTCGACGGACTGGCCGAAGGACTGCGGGACGTAGCCGGAGGCGGGGGCGAAGCCGAGGAAGCCCGCGGTGACGTACTCGTCCTTGACGTACCTGCCGTTGCCGTCCGTCTTGGCGACCTTGTTCTCGATCAGGTTCGCCTTGAGGTCCATCCGCTCTCCCGCCCGCTCCACGGTGATCGTGGCGGGGCCGACGGTGGCGCGGATGTTCTTCTGCAGGACGGACCAGTCACCGACCGGCCGGCCGTTGAAGGCGACGATCTTGTCGCCCGCCTTCAGGCCCGCGGCCTTGGCGGGGGCGGGCGGGTCGGTGGGCAGGCACTTTTCGCGCTTGACGCTCTGCTGGACGACGCAGTCCGAGACGGTGGCGACCGAGGTGGTCTGGGTGTTGAGCCCGAAGGTCATCAGGGTCGTGAGGAAGATCGCCACGGCCAGGATCAGGTTCATGAACGGCCCGGCGAACATCACGATCACGCGCTTCCACGGCTTGCGCGTGTAGAAGAGCCGGCTGTCGTCCCCGGGCTGGAGCTCCTCGTACGCGGCCGAGCGCGCGTCCTCGATCATCGACCGGAACGGCGAGGTGGAACGGGCGGTGATCTTGCCGTCCTCGCCGGGCGGGAACATCCCGATCATGCGGATGTAGCCGCCCATCGGGATGGCCTTGATCCCGTACTCGGTCTCGCCCTTCCTCCGCGACCAGATGGTCGGCCCGAAGCCCACCATGTACTGCGGCACGCGAATGCCGAAGATCTTGGCCGTGGAGAGGTGCCCCAGCTCGTGCCAGGCGATGGAGACCAGCAGGCCGACCGCGAAGATCACGACCCCGAGCACCGTCATCAGTAGTGTCATGCGCGCGCCTCCACGGCGGCCCGTGCCGCCATCTCCCGCGCCCGGGCCCTGGCCCAGGCCTCCGCTTCAAGGACGTCCTGGACCGTCAGGGAGGTTCCCGACTCAGGTGTCCCGTGCTCATCGACCACGGCAGAGACCGTATCCATGATTGCTGTGAACGGCAGCCGACCTGCCAGGAATGCTTCCACGCACTCCTCGTTGGCCGCGTTGAACACGGCCGGGGCGGTGCCGCCGAGGGTGCCCACGTGCCGGGCGAGGCCCACCGACGGGAAGGCCTCGGTGTCCAGCGGGAAGAACTCCCAGGTGGAGGCCTTGGTCCAGTCGAAGGCGGGGGCCGCGTCCGGGATCCGCTCGGGCCAGCCGAGGCCGATCGCGATCGGGCCGCGCATGTCCGGCGGGGTGGCCTGCGCGAGCGTGGAGCCGTCGGTGAACTCCACCATCGAGTGCACGTAGGACTGCGGATGGACCACGACCTCGATGCGGTCGAAGGGGATGTCGTAGAGCAGGTGCGCCTCGATGACCTCCAGCCCCTTGTTGACCAGGGTCGCGGAGTTCACGGTGATCACCGGGCCCATGGCCCAGGTGGGGTGCGCGAGCGCGTCCTGGACGGTCACGCTCGCCAGCTCGGCGCGGGTGCGGCCGCGGAAGGGCCCGCCGGAGGCGGTCACCACGAGCTTGCGGACGTCGGCCCGGGTGCCGGCGGCGAGCGCCTGGAAGAGCGCCGCGTGCTCGGAGTCGACCGGGATGATCTGGCCGGGCTTCGCGAGGGCCTTGACCAGCGGGCCGCCGACGATCAGCGACTCCTTGTTGGCCAGGGCCAGGGTCCGGCCCGCCCGCAGTGCGGCGAGGGTCGGCGCGAGGCCGATGGAACCGGTGATGCCGTTGAGGACGGTGTGGCACTCGGAGGCGGCGAGTTCGGCTGCGGCGTCCGGACCGGCCAGGATCTCGGGCAGCGGCTCGGACGCCCCGTACCGGGCGCTCAGCGCCTCTTTCAGGGCCGGTACGACGTCCTCGCGGGCGACGGCCACGGTCTTGACCCGCAGCAGGTGGGCCTGCTCGGCCAGCAGCTCCACCCGCCCGCCGGCGGCGGACAGCGCGGTGACCCTGAACCGGTCCGGGTTGCGCAGGGCGAGGTCGATGGCCTGGGTCCCGATGGACCCGGTGGACCCGAGGATGACGATGTCCCGGAGGCCGGCCGCAGGATCGAAGAGGAGGTGCGGATCGGCGAGGGGGGCTGGGCGGTCGCTCATGCCCCCATTGTTGCCGCAAGTCATGAGCGGCCGGACACGGAGCCCCCTTCCGTTACCCGCAGAAGCAGGTGCGGGAGCGTTCCGGCGAACTCCGGGAGCGTCCGGGCCACTCTCCACCAGGCTTCGGGGTCCTCGTCGAGGGCCAGGGCCAGCAGGTGGCCGGCCTCGGCGTGGGAGGCGAGGACGGCCGCGGGGCGGTCGTGCCGGTCGGGATGGTCCACGTCGCCGAGCCAGTGGTCCTGATCGAGGGCCCAGCAGGCCGGCAGCTTGTGCCGGATCACGTCATGGCCGGTGAGCAGGCCACGGTCGATGCAGTCGCGCACCCAGCGGATGTCCTCCGCGACGCTGTCCATCGGCACGGCGAGGCTCGTCAGGGCCAGCTCGCGCTCCACGCCCCCGTAGGGCTCGACGGCCGTCGGGGACAGGTGGCGCACCGCGCGGACGAGGTCGGGGCCGGGCTCACCCGCGTCGGCCGCCTCGGGCACGGTGCCGTCGACCAGCGCCGCGACCAGCGCGGGCAGCGGGCCCGGGTGGCCGGGGGCGTGCCTCAGCAGCTCCGCCCACAGCCGGGGATCGTCCCCCAGCGGGCGCAGGGCCCTCAGGACGGCCGTCTGCATGCCGGCCTGTTCGGGCAGGGTCCAGCGCAGGCCGCGGGTGTCGGGGAGGCGGGCGAGCAGCAGGGTCCGGTGCGCGGGGGCGACGTGGGTGACGAGTTCCTCGTGCGTGACCCCTCCCATCCGCACGGCGCGGAGGGGAGGCCGGTGCCAGGAGCGCCCGTCCGGTGGCGCCGCCGGGGCTGCCAGGAACGCGTGGACGGTCTCCAGGGGAAGGTCCGCGACGAGCAGCAGGGCCTCGACCGCGCCGGCCGGCAGCGGCTCGCGCAGGTGCTCGGCGAGCAGCAGCTCCGGGTCCTGCCGGTACCGCAGCGCCAGGATGTCCAGCGGGACCCTCGGCCCGCGCCTGCCGTGCCGGCGCAGCAGGCCGGCCAGCTCGGCCGCGCCGAGCGGTTCCTCGCCGGGGTCCCTGCCGAGCTCGGCGCGGAGCACCGGCAGGAGTTCGGGCGGGGTGCGGCGGCGGGCGTAGCGGGCGGGTCCGGGCAGGCCGGGCAGCGGCCGGCCCACGACCCGGGGGTTGCGCGCGATGAAGGTCCGGTCGGCCGCGCCGCCGTGGCGCAGCAGCAGGGTGACGGTCGAGGCCGACAGCCACTCGTCCCGGCACAGGTATTTGCGGGTGGGCTCGTCGAGCCTGCCGATCATGTCGGTGACGACGTGGTCCGGTGCGTGGCGCAGCAGGTGCGCCACGCACCAGGCCAGCCGTCGGCTGGTGCGGTCTTCCTCGGCCGTCGGCATCGTTCTCGTCCGCCTCGCGCTGTGCTCGTACGCGTACCAGTACTCGTACTCATCCTCGTACGTCTGTCCGACGTCCGGCGATGATCGCAGGTCAGCGGATGGGGCGGTGCACGTTTTTCTGTGTCGAGGGTCCGGGCGTCGCGTCCGCGATCCAGGGGCCCTCGCCGGAGGGGTCGAGGACGCCCTCCTCCAGCCATGCGTAGGTGCCGGACAGGACGCCCGCGACCACCTTGCGGTCGAGGTCGTCGGTGTTGGACCAGAGCCGGCCGAAGAGTTCCTCCACGCGCAGCCGGGACTGCTCGCAGAAGGCGTCGGCCAGCTGGTAGGCCTCGCGGCCGTGGGCGCCGGTGGCGCGCAGGTGCTCGGCGCGGACGCAGGCCGCGCTCATGGCGAAGAGCTCGGCGCCGATGTCGACGATCCGGCCGAGGAAGCCCTGTTTGGTCTCCATCCGGCCCTGCCAGCGGGACATGGCGTAGAAGGTCGAGCGGGCGAGTTTGCGGGCGCTGCGTTCCACGTAGCGCAGGTGGGTGGAGAGGTCGGGGTGGCCGTTCGGGTGGAAGGCGCGGTAGGTGCCGGGGACCTGGCCGGGGCCGGTGGCGAGCTTGGGCAGCCAGCGGGCGTAGAACCCGGCGGCGCGGGCTCCGGCCTTCGCCTTGTCGCCGAGTGCCTTCTCCGGGTCGATGAGGTCGCCCGCCACCGAGAGGTGGGCGTCGACGGCCTCGCGGGCGATCAGCAGGTGCATGATCTCGGTGGAGCCCTCGAAGATCCGGTTGATGCGCAGGTCGCGGAGCATCTGCTCGGCGGGGACGGCGCGCTCGCCGCGGGCGGCCAGGGATTCGGCGGTCTCGAAGCCGCGCCCGCCGCGGATCTGGACCAGTTCGTCGGCCATCAGGCAGGCCATCTCGGAGCCGTAGAGCTTGGCGAGGGCGGCCTCGATGCGGATGTCGTTGCGGTCCTCGTCGGCCATCTGGGAGGCGAGGTCCACGACCGCTTCGAGGGCGAAGGTGGTGGCGGCGATGAAGGAGATCTTGGCGCCGACGGCCTCGTGCCGCGCGACCGGCCGGCCCCACTGCTCGCGTACGCCGGACCACTCGCGGGCGATCTTCAGGCACCACTTCCCGGCGCCGACGCACATGGCGGGCAGGGACAGCCGGCCGGTGTTGAGCGTGGTCAGGGCGATCTTGAGCCCGGCGCCCTCGGCGCCGATGCGCTGGGCGGCGGGGACC
Proteins encoded in this window:
- a CDS encoding GNAT family N-acetyltransferase, translated to MTQTTTRVLEPSDLDAAMDILGREPVENAFVTSRVQVAGLDPWRLGGEMWGWYADGELRSLCYAGANLVPVCAGPDAVRAFADRARRTGRRCSSIVGPAGSTRLLWQLLEPSWGPAREVRSHQPLMVIERPSTTVESDPRVRRIRKDEMDLIMPACVAMFTEEVGISPMAGDGGLLYQARVAELVASGRSFARVDDGKVVFKAEIGAATARACQIQGVWVDPDFRGQGHSETGMAAVVEYALRDVAPVVSLYVNDFNTAARAAYRRVGFREVGAFMSVLF
- the ispG gene encoding flavodoxin-dependent (E)-4-hydroxy-3-methylbut-2-enyl-diphosphate synthase, translating into MTAISLGMPAVPTKLADRRVSRKIQVGKVAVGGDAQISVQSMTTTRTSDIGATLQQIAELTASGCDIVRVACPTQDDADALAVIAKKSQIPVIADIHFQPKYVFAAIDAGCAAVRVNPGNIKQFDDKVKEIAKAANETRTPIRIGVNAGSLDARLLKKYGKATPEALVESALWEASLFEEHGFGDIKISVKHNDPVVMVNAYRQLAAACDYPLHLGVTEAGPAFQGTIKSAVAFGALLSEGIGDTIRVSLSAPPAEEVKVGIQILESLNLKPRRLEIVSCPSCGRAQVDVYKLAEEVTAGLEGMEVPLRVAVMGCVVNGPGEAREADLGVASGNGKGQIFVKGEVIKTVPESKIVETLIEEAMKIAAQMEADGVMSGEPTVAIGV
- a CDS encoding M50 family metallopeptidase, with amino-acid sequence MTLLMTVLGVVIFAVGLLVSIAWHELGHLSTAKIFGIRVPQYMVGFGPTIWSRRKGETEYGIKAIPMGGYIRMIGMFPPGEDGKITARSTSPFRSMIEDARSAAYEELQPGDDSRLFYTRKPWKRVIVMFAGPFMNLILAVAIFLTTLMTFGLNTQTTSVATVSDCVVQQSVKREKCLPTDPPAPAKAAGLKAGDKIVAFNGRPVGDWSVLQKNIRATVGPATITVERAGERMDLKANLIENKVAKTDGNGRYVKDEYVTAGFLGFAPASGYVPQSFGQSVDRMGEMMEAGVQSLVQLPTKVPDLWNAAFNGAERKQDSPMGVVGAARVSGEIFTLDIPAQHQLVFFLNLLAGFNLSLFLFNMLPLLPLDGGHIAGALWESFRRTLARIFRRPDPGPFDVAKLMPVAYVVAGLFICFTLLVMVADVVNPIKIT
- the dxr gene encoding 1-deoxy-D-xylulose-5-phosphate reductoisomerase, yielding MSDRPAPLADPHLLFDPAAGLRDIVILGSTGSIGTQAIDLALRNPDRFRVTALSAAGGRVELLAEQAHLLRVKTVAVAREDVVPALKEALSARYGASEPLPEILAGPDAAAELAASECHTVLNGITGSIGLAPTLAALRAGRTLALANKESLIVGGPLVKALAKPGQIIPVDSEHAALFQALAAGTRADVRKLVVTASGGPFRGRTRAELASVTVQDALAHPTWAMGPVITVNSATLVNKGLEVIEAHLLYDIPFDRIEVVVHPQSYVHSMVEFTDGSTLAQATPPDMRGPIAIGLGWPERIPDAAPAFDWTKASTWEFFPLDTEAFPSVGLARHVGTLGGTAPAVFNAANEECVEAFLAGRLPFTAIMDTVSAVVDEHGTPESGTSLTVQDVLEAEAWARARAREMAARAAVEARA
- a CDS encoding acyl-CoA dehydrogenase family protein produces the protein MSATQPKVTEREARQVAEAAREQDWRKPSFAKELFLGRFRLDLIHPHPLPADEDVRRGEAFLARLREFCETRIDGALIEREAKIPDETVRGLKELGALGMKIDPKYGGLGLTQVYYNKALALVGSVSPAIGALLSAHQSIGVPQPLKMFGTQEQKDAYLPRCATTAISAFLLTEPDVGSDPARLATTAVPDGDDAYVLDGVKLWTTNGVVADLLVVMARVPKSENHRGGITAFVVEADSPGITVEHRNAFMGLRGLENGVTRFHRVRVPAAQRIGAEGAGLKIALTTLNTGRLSLPAMCVGAGKWCLKIAREWSGVREQWGRPVARHEAVGAKISFIAATTFALEAVVDLASQMADEDRNDIRIEAALAKLYGSEMACLMADELVQIRGGRGFETAESLAARGERAVPAEQMLRDLRINRIFEGSTEIMHLLIAREAVDAHLSVAGDLIDPEKALGDKAKAGARAAGFYARWLPKLATGPGQVPGTYRAFHPNGHPDLSTHLRYVERSARKLARSTFYAMSRWQGRMETKQGFLGRIVDIGAELFAMSAACVRAEHLRATGAHGREAYQLADAFCEQSRLRVEELFGRLWSNTDDLDRKVVAGVLSGTYAWLEEGVLDPSGEGPWIADATPGPSTQKNVHRPIR